The Bombus terrestris chromosome 16, iyBomTerr1.2, whole genome shotgun sequence genome includes a region encoding these proteins:
- the LOC100642663 gene encoding quinone oxidoreductase-like protein 2 yields the protein MSVVMGRKIFANFCGSHLKKLSTRTKIVRFGSVANDKSVNLEENAKSGIPASEHGRISAAVLKKFSEPFVLENIDPPKILQANEVLVDVQYCALNASDALLTKNMYTFEPTLPMVLGYEFVGKLIQVGEEAKGQGYRVGDKIIALNKDRYGGLAEQCIADVNDIWKVPSEVKSVDAVSLLDDYITALIALERKVSIQEEDMILINVGLSGIGLAAVDLATNVFKAQVISVSATEDGAALAREKGVLASFKYKDKTLLKQIEEIAADNDIKEIFDDTDGEYFKKVLNCFTNIYKDETTIKDMLRDDNFAVVLHHLSREGRVIIAGSAVTVETSDSDTQKNGFSVSGFNLRQYRKKKPESYRQAGDDILQFIDDGLIKPTCSLTVGLPKVNDALDFILNSKSAGKVIINMKDR from the exons ATGTCGGTGGTGATGGGGAGAAAAATCTTCGCGAATTTTTGTGGCAGTCATTTGAAGAAATTGTCGACGCGTACGAAAATTGTTAGGTTTGGTTCTGTCGCGAATGACAAGTCTGTTAACCTAGAAGAGAATGCGAAAAGTGGCATCCCGGCTTCTGAACATGGCAGAATTTCTGCCGCTGTTTTGAAGAAATTTTCCGAGCCCTTCGTTTTAGAAAACATTGATCCGCCTAAAATATTACAAGCTAATGAA GTTCTTGTGGATGTTCAGTATTGTGCACTCAATGCATCAGATGCATTATTGacaaaaaatatgtatacatttgaACCAACTTTGCCCATGGTTCTTGGTTATGAGTTTGTTGGAAAATTAATTCAAGTTGGGGAAGAAGCTAAAGGACAAGGTTATAGGGTTGGGGATAAAATTATTGCTCTTAACAAAGACCGTTATGGAGGTTTAGCAGAACAGTGCATAGCGGATGTTAAT GATATCTGGAAAGTACCATCGGAGGTGAAGTCTGTTGATGCAGTGAGTTTACTAGATGATTATATTACAGCTTTAATCGCATTAGAAAGAAAGGTTAGCATTCAAGAAGAAGAtatgatattaattaacgtGGGTTTAAGTGGCATTGGATTAGCTGCAGTTGATCTTGCAACAAATGTATTCAAAGCTCAG GTAATTAGTGTTTCTGCTACTGAAGATGGGGCAGCTCTTGCTAGAGAGAAAGGTGTGCTTGCGtcttttaaatataaagataaaacaTTATTGAAACAAATCGAAGAGATAGCCGCAGATAATGATATTAAAGAAATCTTTGATGACACAGAtggtgaatattttaaaaaagtgtTAAATTG TTTTACTAATATTTACAAAGATGAAACTACCATAAAAGATATGTTGCGTGATGATAATTTTGCAGTTGTGTTACATCACCTGTCCCGTGAAG GGAGAGTAATAATCGCTGGTTCAGCAGTAACTGTAGAAACTAGTGACTCTGATACGCAAAAGAATGGCTTTTCCGTTAGTGGATTCAACTTGAGGCAATATAGGAAGAAGAAGCCTGAGTCATATCG ACAAGCAGGGGatgatattttacaatttatcgACGATGGTCTAATTAAACCAACTTGTTCATTAACAGTTGGATTACCAAAAGTAAATGATGCATTGGACTTTATTCTTAACAGTAAATCTGCAGGAAAA gTTATTATCAATATGAAAGATAGGTAG
- the LOC100650666 gene encoding uncharacterized protein YJR142W has product MTDSDKKPMSRLLKLANKFNCFYLSGFHAGECRAFVVDGQQIGLVRPDVMKELLNYPQVFQVHPEYVQLNPAFREYAERSARVEEVLREWRAGGKFIALRGWREECYEVRAEFNTPPLFKMDRSATCLFGIRKYGVDINGYVMDPVKGLSIWLQKRSPNKQTWPGYWDNMVSGGLSVGYGINETAIKEAGEEASIPNNLIAKLKSAGCVSLFFESERGLFPNTEFVYDLELPPDFVPSNNDGEVETFELLPVNECLERILSSHFKTTSVPVALDFLIRHGYITAENEPNFIEIVELLHIPLQTIYNHPQKKCKIAANGEAIESLDRI; this is encoded by the exons ATGACGGATAGTGATAAGAAACCAATGTCACGTTTATTGAAGCTGGCCAACAAATTCAACTGCTTCTACCTGTCAG GTTTTCACGCAGGTGAATGCAGAGCCTTTGTTGTTGATGGGCAACAAATTGGCCTTGTGCGTCCAGATGTAATGAAGGAATTGTTGAATTATCCACAG gtATTTCAAGTACATCCTGAGTATGTGCAATTGAATCCAGCATTCAGAGAATATGCAGAGAGAAGTGCTAGAGTTGAAGAAGTTCTGAGAGAATGGCGTGCAGGTGGGAAGTTTATAGCATTAAGAGGATGGAGAGAAGAGTGCTATGAAGTACGTGCAGAATTCAATACCCCACCACTGTTCAAAATGGACCGGTCTGCTACAT GCTTGTTTGGAATTCGCAAATATGGAGTTGACATTAATGGATACGTTATGGATCCTGTAAAAGGTTTATCAATATGGTTGCAAAAGCGTAGCCCAAACAAGCAGACTTGGCCTGGCTATTGGGATAACATGGTGAGTGGTGGGTTGAGCGTTGGCTATGGAATTAATGAAACTGCTATAAAAGAGGCTGGAGAAGAAGCCAGCATTCCTAATAATCTTATTGCAAAACTAAAGAGTGCCGGATGTGTATCTCTGTTTTTTGAAAGTGAAAGGGGTCTGTTCCCCAACACTGAGTTTGTATACGACCTTGAGCTACCACCAGATTTTGTACCAAGTAACAATGATGGAGAGGTAGAGACTTTTGAATTGCTTCCAGTTAACGAATGTTTAGAAAGGATACTGTCTTCGCATTTTAAAACCACGTCGGTGCCAGTCGCGCTTGACTTTTTAATTAGACACGGATATATCACAGCGGAAAACG AGCctaattttatagaaatcgtGGAATTGCTTCATATACCTCTGCAAACCATTTATAATCACCCACAAAAAAAGTGTAAAATAGCCGCAAATGGTGAAGCAATCGAATCATTAGACAGAATTTAA